Genomic window (Deltaproteobacteria bacterium):
AGGGCACCGATGAGTTTCTGGGCCGCGCCGCGTGCTCCATCGCGTCGCCTCGTCGAGTCGGCACCAGCGATCCTCGACGACTGAGCCTCAATAGGTGTTTGGTGCAGGCCACAGCTTCTGCACCCGCTGTGAAACGAAGTCAGCTCACCCTCCTCAGCTTGCACGCCCCGTCTGCTTCCCGCGAAAGCCCCCGCCCCCGTGACGCTACCGCCCTACCGCCGCGTCTTCTTGACAACGGAGGCCTTATAGGTGTTCGGCCTGTTCGTCGGGAGTGTGATGTCATGATCGACCCTGCGTGAGCCTCCTCACGATCTTCTCCGGGTCCTGCCGGCAATCAAGGACGGCCCACACCTGGGCGACGTTGCCCCCGACTCGGTAGTAGACCGCGTATGGGAAGCGTTTGGACAGAAGCCGATGATAGCCAAAGTGCAC
Coding sequences:
- a CDS encoding type II toxin-antitoxin system RelE/ParE family toxin; translated protein: MRVEVLDEAEQDLVDGAHFYEAQEPGLGQYFLDSLFSDVDSLQLYAGIHPVHFGYHRLLSKRFPYAVYYRVGGNVAQVWAVLDCRQDPEKIVRRLTQGRS